From the genome of Candidatus Electrothrix communis, one region includes:
- a CDS encoding RHS repeat-associated core domain-containing protein, whose amino-acid sequence MVLQAVIQRLRIRECSLLNKYNTATISQYDYTHDDIGRRKTMTTSGDAFSVSLPVPPDQKLVNTGTYTSVGYTPDNLNRYSEVNTNGSAVSPAYDDDGGLTDDGTFTYSWNGENRLITITPKTPAVGDKKLEFLYDYMGRRVRKVTTAWDGSTWQSDETRFFVYDGWNLIEELDGAGSTTASYVHGLDLSQSLQGAGSIGGILARVDHGTDKVHLYFYDANGNVGQLLDSADGSVVAAYEYAPFGGMTSAMGSYAETNPFRFSSKYADDTTGLYYYGYRYYSPDTGRWLSRDPIGEDGGVNLYGFIVNNPISYIDAFGHESIKQKMIDTAYDAGSEAYIAAQQSADLFNRAVFFPLLDLLSLPDEVLKCVFGVTDDDLTAFAAQVPGKYDDLFLGVIVGGTKVPKLAKKILGYVPAEGFIDPSKVKFTQDSIGATFKNGQSIDDVARQLRSAGGDELAKKFPQIRLVEKDGMLYTLDNRRLATFSAGGQKVPYRMATPKEIKKEWGKKFTTTAEQGYGQYITIRPLRRK is encoded by the coding sequence ATGGTTTTACAGGCAGTTATTCAGCGATTAAGAATCAGGGAATGCTCCCTACTGAATAAGTATAACACCGCAACAATTTCACAGTACGATTATACGCATGACGATATAGGGCGTCGGAAAACCATGACGACCTCCGGGGATGCCTTTTCCGTCTCCCTGCCGGTTCCGCCGGATCAGAAGCTCGTCAACACGGGGACGTATACCTCAGTCGGCTACACGCCTGATAACCTGAACCGATACAGCGAGGTGAATACCAATGGCTCAGCGGTCAGTCCGGCGTATGACGATGACGGCGGCCTGACCGACGACGGAACCTTCACCTATAGCTGGAACGGAGAGAACCGGCTCATCACCATTACCCCGAAAACTCCTGCTGTCGGGGATAAGAAGCTTGAGTTTCTCTATGACTATATGGGCCGACGGGTACGAAAAGTTACAACCGCCTGGGACGGCTCAACCTGGCAATCTGATGAAACCCGCTTCTTTGTCTACGACGGCTGGAATCTGATTGAGGAACTGGACGGAGCTGGGTCAACCACAGCCAGCTATGTTCATGGCCTTGATCTTTCGCAGAGCCTTCAGGGCGCTGGCAGTATCGGTGGAATTCTTGCACGAGTTGATCACGGGACAGATAAAGTTCACCTTTATTTCTACGATGCCAACGGTAATGTAGGTCAACTCCTCGACAGCGCGGACGGTTCAGTCGTTGCTGCTTACGAATATGCGCCTTTCGGTGGGATGACTTCTGCTATGGGGAGTTATGCAGAGACCAATCCCTTCAGGTTCAGCTCAAAGTATGCCGATGATACGACGGGGCTGTATTATTACGGGTACCGTTATTATTCGCCCGATACGGGAAGATGGTTGAGTCGTGATCCGATTGGCGAAGATGGAGGAGTGAATTTGTATGGGTTTATTGTCAATAATCCCATAAGTTATATAGATGCTTTTGGGCATGAAAGTATCAAGCAAAAGATGATAGATACTGCCTATGACGCAGGGAGTGAAGCATATATTGCTGCTCAACAAAGTGCTGATTTATTTAATAGAGCGGTCTTTTTCCCATTGTTGGATTTGCTTTCTCTTCCTGATGAGGTATTAAAATGTGTATTTGGAGTTACAGACGATGATCTGACTGCCTTTGCCGCACAAGTTCCTGGAAAATATGATGATTTATTTCTAGGTGTAATTGTGGGAGGAACGAAGGTACCTAAGTTGGCCAAAAAAATCCTTGGGTATGTCCCAGCAGAAGGATTCATTGATCCTTCCAAGGTCAAATTTACTCAAGATAGCATTGGTGCGACATTTAAAAACGGGCAGAGTATAGATGATGTTGCACGGCAGTTAAGAAGTGCTGGAGGTGATGAGTTGGCAAAAAAATTTCCACAAATACGCTTAGTGGAAAAGGATGGTATGTTGTATACATTAGACAATCGCAGGTTAGCCACTTTTTCAGCGGGAGGCCAAAAAGTACCCTATCGGATGGCAACTCCAAAAGAAATTAAGAAAGAGTGGGGAAAGAAATTCACAACTACAGCCGAGCAGGGCTATGGTCAATACATCACTATACGCCCTCTCAGGAGGAAATGA
- a CDS encoding RHS repeat-associated core domain-containing protein: MTILEDGVPFAVLPIDPNTLAPPVINRGTEFDLSKTYTAIIRADDWTDEGSLAGVQSNEMTLILSEEHPIDYLYIGNLKEKIPVMQGESVTIKAQTSPEELASELEWSIVAERPNDETGKIIAAIDPSTGVLTVDENSGSGTVTVRASYNGCVYKDAEVPVGCQECSEGYCPLSVEGGSSDRLSSVDFAISLGKTGGGNPAGSLLLRSESVSAQLYAPKTLYLSSLVRDNEVRYDENDALRQILTAKTFVDITTENEYRYTVSLYRPDDIAGQADGLYTLNPAAVPFVSFQIENPDMLPTISDRLKITEIRGSESSVTEYFNDKTTGAWTLSEADGQRITERSEQVVGDTVVRRETVKNGSGQISSVIDRTYKEFPWGEELLSQADDPDGDNLVTTFTYYEDSGVPSSYSKLKSVENPDGSWEYYEYDSQGRIASQYSSWLDLDISQKANARVTSYNYDPTVLSGDSDLDEDKNRPRITTETTSGIVTSRKYAVYSVDGSGVRQEISEIATDQSAPFGAPDNLRTVTTFYPEDGSVSAGRLQSVLLPDGRLTTTTYEEGSFDVGTQVFTPGTGTDERVTTVHGTESSLAGIALKTTKEESITDSLGNGVFQRTLIFDGGAYQPVGWTAQEYDDFGRVTRQTASNGTETDTVWSCCVKDSETDAAGVTTTFSYDALHRPISNSREAEQGPILTDYSYDASGRRLSETVSSGGLSLGSSSQYDLSGRIISRTDSRNLTTTYDYASGGRITTETRPGNITEITETYPDGRTKSVTGTGVVSRFYSYGVNPDGSTWTQVHSGTASSPVWEKSTTDPAGRAVKTEKPGYLGTEISENFYNDKGQVWKTTAPGRAATLYEYDEPGNRTHSGLDVNDNGVLDIASDDRISGSSTAFLLDNGDWWQEQVQSIFADSGSPTETVIGRTRTRLTGLGLGGLIAQTVSTDIHGNGTVSSRYLDRTLHTVTEITDYPDSDTDAVQESLYGLLKSSTDKSGITTTYQYDALERRTGVTDPRTGQSITHYNTLGQVDYTENAATKRTEYSYDPVTGRKSSVTDAENRTVYFLHDDLNRITHTWGATSPVRYEYDEYGRTEAMHTWRNGEGWDSPTWPSANDGLADITRWHYHEATGLLESKEDAQNKSTQYTYFEGGRLHTRTWARTPAVTTTYSYDPNTGELTTIDYSDSTPDIGFTYNRTGQRETVTDAVGTRTFAYNSALRPDTESLTGLISRTLTRTYDATAVPGRNIGFSTNSNYAVTYGYDNTGRFNGISWNVDTLSDSATYARVLDSHLLYTTSFASGALVTNSYEPNRNLRTGVKNEYGATVVSQYDYVYDNIGRRNSMTTSGDAFSVSLPVPPDQKLVNTGTYTSVGYTANDLNQYTSLDTNGSAVSPTYDDDGDLTDDGTFIYAWNGENRLITITPKTPVVGDKKLEFLYDYMGRRARKITTARDGSTWQADETRFFVYDGWNLIEELDGTGATTASYVYGLDLSQSLQGAGGIGGILARVDHGASKAHVYLYDANGNVGQLLDSSDGSVAAAYEYAPFGGLTSAMGSYAGVNPFRFSTKYADDVIGLYYYGYRYYSPVVGRWLNRDPIGEDGGLNLYGFVNNDSSNQQDFLGLLRAVLYDDDFSTQADAQLDKWDKNKAYACEILVSYHVETITEFIAALKDIDQAAVAQNDPVNAMVFMFHGHPHLLDLGDGQNMEYLSANGERQTPKGNIAFPISMLPKVTFSNDAYIQLNTCRGGFPMKRGINIGEAFYNRYKVETRAFPYWIKYPHEHSSDVIPTDGSTLLYPRFGPVVYK; encoded by the coding sequence ATGACCATTTTGGAAGACGGAGTTCCCTTTGCCGTGTTGCCTATTGATCCTAACACGCTTGCTCCTCCGGTTATCAACCGAGGAACAGAGTTTGATCTGTCTAAAACCTACACTGCTATAATCAGGGCAGATGACTGGACAGATGAAGGCTCTCTTGCCGGTGTGCAAAGCAACGAGATGACCCTAATCCTATCAGAAGAACACCCCATCGACTACCTCTACATCGGAAATTTGAAAGAAAAGATCCCGGTCATGCAGGGAGAATCCGTCACGATCAAGGCACAGACATCCCCGGAAGAGCTGGCAAGCGAGCTGGAATGGTCCATTGTTGCTGAGCGACCGAATGATGAAACCGGAAAAATCATAGCTGCCATAGACCCGAGTACCGGTGTGTTGACCGTTGACGAAAATTCCGGCAGCGGCACAGTAACAGTCCGGGCCTCCTACAACGGTTGCGTGTACAAAGACGCAGAGGTTCCGGTCGGATGTCAGGAATGCAGTGAAGGCTACTGTCCACTGTCGGTGGAAGGCGGCAGCAGCGACAGGCTGTCCAGCGTGGATTTTGCCATATCTCTGGGCAAAACCGGGGGAGGCAACCCGGCAGGCAGCTTACTCCTCCGCTCAGAAAGCGTATCCGCTCAACTCTACGCTCCAAAAACTCTGTATTTGTCGTCCCTGGTCAGGGACAACGAGGTGCGTTATGATGAAAATGATGCCCTCCGTCAGATCCTGACCGCCAAAACCTTTGTCGATATAACGACGGAAAACGAATATCGATATACCGTCAGCCTGTACCGGCCCGATGATATCGCGGGGCAGGCGGACGGACTGTACACCCTGAATCCCGCCGCAGTCCCCTTTGTCTCCTTTCAGATTGAAAACCCGGATATGCTCCCGACAATCAGCGACAGGCTGAAGATCACCGAGATCCGGGGCAGCGAGTCCTCGGTCACAGAGTATTTCAACGATAAAACCACCGGAGCATGGACCCTGAGCGAGGCCGATGGTCAGCGGATAACCGAACGCAGCGAGCAGGTTGTCGGTGACACCGTTGTCCGCAGGGAAACGGTGAAAAACGGTTCCGGTCAGATCTCCTCGGTAATTGATCGGACATACAAAGAATTTCCCTGGGGAGAGGAACTGCTCAGTCAGGCGGACGACCCGGACGGTGATAATCTGGTCACGACCTTTACCTATTATGAAGACAGTGGTGTTCCAAGTAGCTATTCCAAATTGAAATCGGTTGAAAACCCTGATGGTTCCTGGGAGTATTACGAATACGACAGCCAAGGCCGGATTGCCTCCCAATATTCGAGTTGGCTGGATCTGGATATCAGCCAGAAGGCGAACGCTCGTGTCACGAGCTATAACTACGATCCAACGGTCCTGAGCGGTGATTCAGATCTGGACGAGGATAAAAATCGTCCCAGAATCACGACAGAAACCACGAGCGGTATTGTTACCTCCCGGAAATACGCTGTTTATTCCGTTGATGGCTCAGGCGTCAGGCAGGAAATCAGCGAGATCGCCACTGATCAGTCTGCGCCCTTTGGCGCACCGGACAACCTGCGCACGGTCACGACCTTTTATCCCGAAGACGGCAGTGTCTCAGCAGGCAGGCTGCAATCAGTGCTTTTGCCGGACGGACGGCTGACAACCACCACTTATGAAGAGGGGAGCTTTGATGTCGGCACCCAGGTCTTCACGCCGGGCACAGGCACGGATGAACGGGTCACGACGGTGCATGGTACGGAGAGCTCGCTGGCGGGCATCGCTCTGAAAACGACCAAAGAAGAAAGCATCACCGACAGTCTGGGCAACGGGGTATTTCAGCGCACCCTGATCTTTGATGGAGGCGCTTATCAGCCGGTGGGCTGGACAGCCCAGGAATATGATGATTTCGGCAGGGTGACCCGACAGACCGCTTCCAACGGTACTGAGACCGACACAGTCTGGTCCTGTTGTGTGAAAGACTCGGAGACCGATGCAGCCGGGGTTACCACGACATTCAGCTATGACGCTCTCCATCGTCCGATCAGCAACAGTCGCGAGGCTGAGCAGGGGCCGATTCTGACCGACTACAGCTATGACGCTTCCGGCAGGCGGCTTTCCGAAACCGTGTCCTCGGGCGGCCTCAGTCTGGGCAGTTCCAGCCAGTATGATTTGTCCGGCAGGATCATCAGCCGGACCGACAGCAGGAACCTGACCACGACCTATGATTATGCATCAGGAGGTCGGATCACCACCGAGACCCGGCCAGGCAACATCACCGAAATCACGGAAACCTACCCGGACGGGCGGACCAAATCCGTGACCGGCACCGGCGTGGTTTCCCGCTTTTACAGCTACGGGGTTAATCCCGACGGCTCAACCTGGACTCAGGTTCATAGCGGAACCGCGTCCTCGCCGGTCTGGGAAAAGAGCACGACTGATCCGGCCGGACGGGCCGTGAAGACCGAAAAGCCCGGTTATCTCGGCACGGAAATCTCAGAAAATTTCTATAACGACAAAGGGCAGGTGTGGAAAACAACCGCGCCGGGTCGGGCAGCCACTCTGTACGAGTACGACGAGCCGGGCAACAGAACCCATTCCGGTTTGGATGTCAATGATAACGGCGTGCTGGATATTGCCTCGGACGACCGGATCAGCGGCAGCAGCACAGCCTTTCTTCTGGATAACGGTGACTGGTGGCAGGAACAGGTACAGAGCATTTTTGCTGATTCCGGTTCACCCACGGAGACGGTCATCGGCAGAACCCGAACCCGGCTGACCGGCCTAGGCCTAGGCGGCCTGATCGCCCAAACCGTGAGCACGGACATCCACGGCAACGGGACGGTCTCGTCCCGCTATCTGGACAGGACCCTGCACACGGTCACGGAAATCACAGATTATCCCGATTCAGACACGGATGCAGTCCAGGAAAGCCTGTACGGTCTGCTGAAATCCTCCACGGATAAATCCGGCATCACCACGACCTATCAGTACGACGCCTTGGAACGACGTACCGGTGTCACCGATCCCCGCACCGGTCAGAGCATCACCCATTATAACACGTTGGGGCAGGTTGATTACACCGAAAACGCGGCAACCAAGCGCACGGAATACAGCTATGATCCGGTCACGGGCAGGAAATCCTCGGTGACCGATGCGGAGAACCGGACCGTCTACTTTCTCCACGATGATCTCAATCGGATTACCCATACCTGGGGTGCGACATCCCCTGTTCGTTACGAATACGACGAATACGGCAGAACCGAGGCCATGCACACCTGGCGGAACGGTGAGGGCTGGGATTCTCCGACCTGGCCGTCAGCCAACGACGGACTGGCCGATATCACCCGCTGGCATTACCACGAGGCCACTGGCCTGCTGGAAAGCAAGGAGGATGCGCAGAATAAGAGCACGCAATATACCTATTTCGAAGGAGGCAGACTGCATACCCGCACCTGGGCCAGAACCCCTGCGGTCACAACTACCTACAGCTACGACCCGAACACCGGCGAGCTGACCACCATTGATTATTCCGACTCCACACCGGATATCGGGTTTACCTACAATCGCACCGGGCAACGCGAAACAGTGACCGATGCCGTCGGTACCCGTACTTTTGCCTATAATTCTGCTCTCCGGCCCGATACCGAAAGCCTGACCGGGCTGATCAGCCGCACCCTCACCCGAACCTACGACGCGACCGCTGTGCCCGGCAGAAATATCGGTTTCAGTACGAACAGCAATTACGCAGTCACCTACGGATATGACAATACCGGACGTTTCAACGGAATTTCATGGAATGTCGATACGCTCTCCGACAGTGCAACCTACGCCCGCGTGCTCGACTCGCATCTTCTCTACACAACCAGTTTTGCTTCAGGCGCTCTGGTAACCAACTCCTATGAACCGAATCGGAACCTGAGAACCGGTGTGAAAAACGAATACGGTGCGACCGTTGTTTCTCAGTATGATTATGTGTATGACAATATAGGCCGCCGGAACTCCATGACCACCTCCGGTGACGCCTTTTCCGTCTCTCTGCCTGTTCCGCCGGATCAGAAGCTGGTCAATACGGGAACGTATACCTCTGTCGGTTACACAGCCAATGATTTGAACCAGTATACTTCTCTGGACACGAACGGCTCTGCGGTCAGCCCGACCTATGATGATGACGGTGACCTGACCGATGACGGAACCTTCATCTATGCTTGGAACGGGGAGAACCGGCTCATCACCATTACGCCGAAAACTCCTGTTGTCGGTGATAAGAAACTTGAGTTTCTTTATGATTACATGGGGCGCAGAGCGCGGAAAATTACAACTGCCCGGGACGGCTCAACTTGGCAAGCTGATGAAACCCGCTTCTTTGTCTACGATGGCTGGAATCTGATTGAGGAACTGGACGGAACCGGAGCAACCACGGCCAGTTATGTCTACGGCCTTGATCTTTCGCAGAGCCTTCAGGGTGCGGGTGGCATCGGTGGGATTCTTGCCCGTGTTGATCATGGAGCGAGTAAAGCTCATGTTTATCTCTACGATGCCAACGGTAATGTAGGCCAACTCCTCGACAGCTCGGACGGATCTGTCGCCGCTGCCTACGAGTATGCGCCTTTTGGCGGACTTACTTCCGCTATGGGAAGCTATGCCGGGGTTAATCCGTTCAGATTTTCCACGAAATACGCTGATGATGTTATCGGGTTGTATTATTATGGGTATCGGTATTATTCACCGGTGGTTGGTCGGTGGTTGAACCGTGATCCTATTGGGGAAGATGGCGGGTTGAACCTTTATGGGTTTGTTAATAACGATTCAAGTAATCAGCAAGATTTTCTAGGTCTTCTAAGAGCTGTGTTATATGATGACGATTTTTCAACTCAGGCTGATGCACAGTTGGACAAATGGGATAAAAACAAAGCATATGCTTGCGAAATATTAGTTTCGTATCATGTGGAGACTATAACTGAATTTATTGCCGCTCTGAAAGATATTGACCAAGCAGCAGTAGCTCAAAATGATCCCGTAAACGCTATGGTGTTCATGTTTCACGGACATCCCCACCTTCTTGATTTAGGTGATGGTCAAAATATGGAATATTTAAGTGCCAATGGAGAAAGACAGACTCCGAAAGGTAATATTGCTTTTCCAATCTCAATGCTACCTAAAGTTACATTTTCAAATGATGCATATATTCAACTGAATACTTGTAGAGGGGGATTTCCCATGAAACGAGGTATAAATATTGGAGAGGCATTCTATAACAGATACAAAGTGGAAACGAGAGCTTTTCCATATTGGATAAAATATCCACATGAGCACTCTTCTGATGTTATACCTACGGATGGCTCTACGTTACTATATCCAAGATTTGGCCCGGTAGTATATAAGTAA